Proteins from a single region of Phycisphaeraceae bacterium D3-23:
- a CDS encoding glutamate synthase subunit beta, with translation MGKPTGFLEFEREPSPSRDALVRLNDYYEIYERAGDRTLREQGARCMDCGVPFCQCDTGCPIDNLIPEFNDLVYQRRWKDAYHRLVRTNNFPEFTGRICPAPCESACVLGITDPAVTIKSIECAIIDKAFEENWVVPRPPKERTGKRVAVVGSGPAGLAAADQLNKAGHHVTVFERDDRIGGLLMYGVPNMKLDKQLVQRRVDLLAAEGIEFRTNCNIADGNADTDAKSHHGMAADAELIDAKQLQDDFDAVLLACGALRGRDLDRLPGREFKGVHMAMTYLHKSTKSLLDSQLADGDYLDAKDKNVIVIGGGDTGTDCIATALRQGCASITNITRREREPDERDENHPWPGPTGTYFIDYGHAEGIAKFDRDPRRYNILPKAFIGDADGNLTHMRVSQLEWTTPGTDTPGTDADNKPGRKESREIPGSEQDLPADYVFLSIGFTGHDTPAVFARLGVATEWGNAKTKEGHFATNVPGVFAAGDVRRGASLVVWAIAEGRGAARAIDTYLMDESTLPAPGVADVESQMMSSAG, from the coding sequence ATGGGTAAACCCACCGGCTTCCTCGAGTTTGAACGCGAGCCCAGCCCGTCACGCGATGCGCTCGTCCGCCTCAACGACTACTACGAGATCTACGAACGCGCCGGCGACCGCACCCTCCGCGAACAGGGCGCACGCTGCATGGACTGCGGCGTGCCATTTTGCCAGTGCGATACGGGCTGCCCGATCGATAACCTCATCCCCGAGTTCAACGACCTGGTCTACCAGCGCCGATGGAAAGACGCGTACCACCGGCTCGTCCGCACCAACAACTTCCCCGAGTTCACCGGCCGCATCTGCCCCGCGCCGTGCGAGAGCGCGTGCGTGCTGGGCATCACCGACCCGGCCGTGACGATCAAGTCCATCGAGTGCGCGATCATCGACAAGGCCTTCGAAGAAAACTGGGTCGTCCCCCGCCCGCCCAAAGAACGCACGGGCAAGCGCGTCGCCGTCGTCGGCAGCGGGCCCGCCGGCCTCGCCGCCGCCGACCAACTCAACAAGGCGGGGCACCACGTCACCGTCTTCGAGCGCGACGACCGCATCGGCGGGCTGCTGATGTACGGCGTGCCGAACATGAAACTCGACAAACAACTCGTCCAGCGCCGCGTCGACCTCCTCGCCGCCGAAGGCATTGAGTTTAGGACCAACTGCAACATCGCTGACGGTAACGCCGACACCGACGCCAAATCGCACCACGGCATGGCGGCGGACGCGGAACTCATCGACGCGAAACAGCTCCAAGACGACTTCGACGCCGTGCTCCTCGCGTGCGGCGCACTGCGCGGCCGCGACCTCGACCGGCTCCCGGGCCGGGAATTCAAGGGCGTGCACATGGCCATGACCTACCTGCACAAGTCCACCAAGTCCCTGCTCGACTCGCAGCTCGCGGATGGCGATTATCTCGACGCGAAAGACAAAAACGTCATCGTCATCGGCGGCGGCGACACCGGCACCGACTGCATCGCCACCGCGCTGCGCCAGGGCTGCGCAAGCATCACCAACATCACCCGCCGCGAGCGCGAGCCCGACGAACGCGACGAAAACCACCCCTGGCCCGGGCCCACCGGCACGTATTTCATCGACTACGGCCACGCCGAGGGCATCGCCAAGTTCGACCGCGACCCACGACGCTACAACATCCTCCCCAAAGCATTCATCGGCGACGCGGATGGCAACCTCACCCACATGCGCGTCAGCCAACTCGAGTGGACGACCCCCGGAACCGATACCCCCGGAACCGATGCCGACAACAAGCCGGGGCGCAAGGAGAGCCGAGAGATTCCAGGCAGCGAGCAGGACCTCCCCGCCGACTACGTCTTCCTGTCGATCGGCTTCACGGGCCACGACACCCCGGCCGTGTTCGCGCGGCTGGGCGTCGCCACCGAGTGGGGCAACGCGAAAACAAAAGAAGGCCACTTCGCCACCAACGTCCCGGGCGTCTTCGCCGCCGGCGACGTCCGCCGAGGCGCGAGCTTAGTCGTCTGGGCCATCGCCGAAGGCCGCGGCGCCGCCCGCGCGATCGACACCTACCTCATGGACGAAAGCACGCTCCCCGCCCCGGGCGTCGCGGATGTGGAATCGCAGATGATGTCGTCGGCGGGGTAG
- a CDS encoding LysR family transcriptional regulator yields the protein MQTVRLFVEVARCRSFSKAAALFGISQSAASQRIGQLERRLGVKLIDRSVRPFELTQAGELYLVGAKDTLKKFDEMERKVSSMGAQPEALEGVVRVSAIYSFGIDLLGEIASAFERKMPGISVQISYLKPDAICNAVESQQDDFGIVSYPDRCKRVTVQALRDEVMAVVCGPGHALAKRRAVSAPELSEFGFVGFDLDLPIGRRIKTYLAEHGATPDVSHRFDNLDTLKGAVAVTDRIAILPKRSAQREINAGSLCAVRLTPKLTRPIGIITRRGSRPTPAAQAFMDELLARAGAEPNGSPQADTSTSR from the coding sequence ATGCAGACGGTTCGGTTGTTTGTCGAGGTGGCGCGTTGCCGGAGTTTCTCCAAGGCGGCGGCGCTGTTTGGCATCAGCCAGTCGGCCGCCAGCCAGCGGATCGGGCAGCTCGAGCGTCGGCTGGGCGTGAAGCTGATCGACCGGTCGGTCCGACCCTTCGAGCTGACGCAGGCGGGGGAGCTGTACCTGGTCGGTGCCAAGGACACGCTCAAGAAGTTTGACGAGATGGAGCGCAAGGTCAGCTCGATGGGTGCACAGCCCGAGGCGCTCGAGGGCGTCGTGCGGGTGTCGGCGATCTACTCGTTCGGGATCGACCTGCTGGGCGAGATCGCGTCGGCGTTCGAGCGGAAGATGCCTGGCATCTCGGTGCAGATCAGCTACCTCAAACCAGACGCGATCTGTAACGCAGTCGAGTCGCAGCAGGACGACTTCGGGATCGTGTCGTACCCCGACCGCTGCAAGCGTGTGACGGTGCAGGCGCTTCGCGACGAGGTGATGGCGGTGGTGTGTGGGCCGGGCCATGCGCTGGCCAAGCGACGCGCGGTGTCTGCACCGGAGCTATCCGAGTTTGGTTTTGTCGGGTTCGACCTCGACCTGCCGATCGGCCGACGCATCAAGACCTACCTGGCGGAACACGGCGCGACGCCGGACGTGAGCCATCGTTTCGATAATCTGGATACCCTCAAGGGCGCGGTCGCGGTGACCGACCGGATCGCGATCCTGCCCAAGCGCTCGGCCCAGCGCGAGATCAACGCGGGTTCGCTGTGCGCGGTCCGCCTGACGCCTAAGCTCACCCGGCCCATCGGGATCATCACCCGCCGCGGCAGCAGACCGACCCCCGCGGCGCAGGCGTTCATGGACGAGCTGCTCGCACGGGCCGGGGCCGAGCCCAACGGCTCGCCGCAGGCCGACACCTCCACGAGCCGGTAA
- the gltB gene encoding glutamate synthase large subunit — MNPESTPTQEPLQNTGKPRADRAEHAPGLPSARGLYDPRNEHDSCGVGFIAHLKGKRSHAIVQDALTMLQRMDHRGGCGCETNTGDGAGLLTALPHKFLRAAAQRDAGIDLPEPGRYAAGNLFLPQESAPRNLCKDTVARELARAGLKLLGWRKLPIDPDGADVGPTARSTMPIIEQLFVAADPSMDDDAFERTLYLVRNRVINLIQCGDNGVAPGAFYLCSLSARTITYKGQLTPAQVPAFYPDLRSAEYTSHLAMVHSRFSTNTFPSWDRAQPFRMMSHNGEINTVQGNKNWVAARQGLMRSGYFGDDLQDLFPIVNREASDSGSFDNVLEMLVMNGRSLPEAIMMMIPEAWENHASMGKAKRDFYAYHAHLMEPWDGPASVSFTDGRVIGACLDRNGLRPSRYYLTADDRVIMASEVGVVDVDPAIVRAKGRLEPGRMFLVDFDEGRVIPDDEVKARYTGARPYGEWLAEHPMSIDDLPSPRGGERRAADHGSHDAPGGAGVLPAFIDEPTEAFDGPLLARLMAFGYTIEHLHVLMLPMVKNGKEALGSMGNDSALAVLSDKPRLLFDYFKQLFAQVTNPPIDPIREQCIMALDTMLGPEGNLLETTPQQCDRIKLPHPILTDDQLGALKALEQSPVRGWRSRTIDTTYPRAEEAGGAAIRQSLERISAEVDRAIEDGCKVVVLSDRAAGPFNVPLPSLVAVGAVHHHLIRTQSRTRIGLVLESGEPREVHHFCTLLGYGVDAVNPYLAFEALFALRDQGVVDKNKHLPDDKLVDNFIKAINLGILKVMSKMGISTVASYRGAQIFEALGLGEDIIDRCFAGTASRLQGCTFDTLADECNRRHNLAYPRRDTTQAGQGKPQLPNPGEYHWRAGGEPHAYSPPAIASLQVAARTNSSGAYDQFAKHANDDAQNRSTLRGLLRLKTLCGAEEIPGESGPVAQRPSGQVENTRPLDHSATGPLPLSQVEPAADIVKRFRTGAMSLGALSEEAHETLALAMNRIGGRSNSGEGGEDPKRFALEQYADGTPMSKRSAIKQIASGRFGVTSYYLANADMLQIKIAQGAKPGEGGQLPGYKVNETIAKLRYATPGVGLISPPPHHDIYSIEDLSQLIFDLKNANPAADVSVKLVSEVGVGTIAAGVAKAHADHILISGHDGGTGASPLTSVKHAGLPWELGLAETHQTLVMNDLRSRVRLETDGGMKTGRDVVIAALLGAEEFGFSTAPLVATGCIMMRKCHLNTCPVGVCTQDPVLRKKFTGQPEHVINYLFLVAEEARRYMARLGVRTIDELIGRVDLLDARDAIQHWKADGLNLAPILTAAKPPAHRDNVGTRKLIAQAHALDEQLDRRLIEHCEPALEARQRVEYAGPITNTDRTVGTMLSHAISTRLGEQGLPDDCVALNFRGSAGQSLGAFLAPGVTLTVTGDANDYAGKGLSGGKLIVRPPATSTFAAERQVIVGNVALYGATRGEAYFRGIAAERFAVRNSGAHAVVEGVGDHGCEYMTGGRVVVLGPTGRNFAAGMSGGIAYVWDRDEEFESHCNTEMVELEKLGHGNDVMELLNLLQRHMILTQSPVAEHVIENWARLQNQFIKVMPIDYRRVLNQRKQQLAPTPEVGHA; from the coding sequence ATGAACCCCGAAAGCACACCTACGCAAGAACCCCTGCAAAACACAGGGAAACCACGCGCTGACCGCGCCGAGCACGCACCCGGCCTGCCGTCGGCACGCGGGCTCTACGACCCCCGCAATGAGCACGACTCGTGCGGCGTCGGTTTCATCGCGCATCTCAAAGGCAAACGCTCGCACGCCATCGTCCAAGATGCACTCACCATGCTTCAGCGCATGGACCACCGCGGCGGCTGCGGGTGCGAGACCAACACGGGCGACGGCGCAGGGCTGCTCACCGCGCTGCCGCACAAGTTCCTGCGCGCTGCGGCGCAGCGCGACGCGGGCATCGACCTGCCCGAGCCCGGGCGCTACGCCGCAGGCAACCTTTTCCTCCCGCAGGAGTCTGCGCCGCGCAACCTGTGCAAAGACACCGTCGCGCGCGAGCTCGCGCGGGCCGGGCTCAAACTTTTGGGCTGGCGCAAGTTGCCCATCGATCCCGACGGCGCAGATGTCGGCCCGACCGCGCGCTCGACCATGCCCATCATCGAGCAGCTCTTCGTCGCGGCCGACCCGTCGATGGACGACGACGCATTCGAGCGCACGCTCTACCTCGTGCGCAACCGTGTCATCAACCTCATCCAATGCGGCGACAACGGCGTCGCGCCCGGCGCGTTCTACCTCTGCTCCCTCTCTGCCCGCACCATCACCTACAAAGGCCAGCTCACCCCCGCGCAGGTCCCCGCGTTCTACCCCGACCTCCGCAGCGCCGAGTACACCTCCCACCTCGCGATGGTGCACTCCCGCTTCAGCACCAACACCTTCCCGAGCTGGGACCGCGCCCAGCCCTTCCGCATGATGAGCCACAACGGCGAAATCAACACGGTCCAGGGCAACAAGAACTGGGTCGCTGCGAGGCAAGGACTCATGCGCAGCGGGTACTTCGGCGACGATCTCCAAGACCTCTTCCCGATCGTCAACCGCGAAGCGTCCGACTCGGGCTCGTTCGACAACGTGCTCGAAATGCTCGTGATGAACGGCCGATCCCTGCCCGAGGCGATCATGATGATGATCCCCGAGGCCTGGGAAAACCACGCGTCGATGGGCAAGGCCAAGCGCGACTTCTACGCCTACCACGCGCACCTCATGGAGCCGTGGGACGGGCCGGCGAGCGTGTCGTTCACCGACGGCCGGGTCATCGGCGCGTGCCTGGACCGCAATGGGCTCAGGCCGTCGCGCTACTACCTCACCGCCGACGACCGCGTCATCATGGCCAGCGAGGTCGGCGTCGTCGATGTCGACCCCGCGATAGTGCGCGCCAAGGGCCGGCTCGAACCCGGGCGGATGTTCCTGGTCGATTTTGATGAAGGCCGGGTCATCCCCGACGACGAGGTCAAGGCGCGCTATACCGGCGCGCGGCCCTACGGCGAGTGGTTGGCCGAGCACCCGATGTCGATCGACGACCTGCCTTCGCCGCGCGGCGGTGAGCGACGCGCGGCCGACCACGGCAGCCACGACGCCCCCGGCGGCGCGGGCGTCTTGCCCGCCTTCATCGACGAACCGACCGAGGCGTTTGACGGCCCACTGCTCGCCCGGCTCATGGCGTTTGGCTACACCATCGAACACCTCCACGTGCTCATGCTGCCGATGGTCAAAAACGGCAAAGAGGCGCTGGGCTCGATGGGCAACGACTCCGCCCTCGCCGTGCTTTCGGATAAGCCGCGCCTGCTTTTCGACTACTTCAAGCAGCTCTTCGCGCAGGTCACCAACCCGCCGATCGACCCGATCCGCGAGCAATGCATCATGGCGTTGGATACCATGCTCGGGCCCGAAGGCAACCTGCTCGAAACCACGCCGCAGCAGTGCGACCGCATCAAGCTGCCCCACCCGATCCTGACCGACGACCAGCTCGGCGCGCTCAAGGCCCTGGAGCAGTCGCCCGTGCGCGGCTGGCGCAGCCGAACCATCGACACCACCTACCCCCGTGCCGAGGAGGCGGGCGGTGCGGCCATCCGGCAGTCGCTTGAGCGCATCAGCGCCGAGGTCGACCGCGCGATTGAAGACGGCTGCAAGGTCGTGGTCCTCTCCGACCGCGCGGCGGGGCCGTTCAACGTGCCCTTGCCCTCGCTCGTCGCCGTGGGCGCGGTCCACCACCACCTGATCCGCACGCAGTCGCGCACCAGGATCGGGCTCGTGCTCGAGTCCGGCGAGCCACGCGAGGTCCACCACTTCTGCACACTGCTGGGCTACGGCGTCGACGCGGTCAACCCGTACCTCGCGTTCGAAGCCCTCTTCGCGCTGCGCGACCAAGGCGTCGTCGATAAGAACAAGCACCTGCCCGACGACAAGCTCGTCGATAACTTCATCAAGGCCATCAACCTCGGCATCCTCAAAGTCATGTCGAAGATGGGCATCAGCACCGTCGCGTCCTACCGCGGGGCGCAGATCTTCGAGGCGCTCGGGCTGGGCGAAGACATCATCGACCGCTGTTTCGCCGGCACTGCGTCGCGCCTGCAGGGCTGCACCTTCGACACCCTCGCCGACGAGTGCAACCGACGCCACAACCTCGCCTACCCGCGCCGCGACACGACCCAGGCCGGCCAGGGCAAGCCCCAGCTCCCTAACCCCGGCGAGTACCACTGGCGCGCCGGCGGCGAGCCCCACGCCTACAGCCCGCCCGCCATCGCCTCGCTCCAGGTCGCCGCCCGCACCAACTCCAGTGGCGCGTACGACCAGTTCGCCAAGCACGCCAACGACGATGCGCAAAACCGCTCGACGTTGCGCGGTCTGCTGCGGCTCAAGACGCTTTGTGGTGCGGAAGAAATCCCCGGCGAAAGCGGCCCAGTGGCCCAGCGGCCCAGTGGCCAAGTCGAAAACACTCGGCCACTTGACCACTCGGCCACTGGACCACTCCCCCTCTCCCAGGTCGAACCCGCCGCCGACATCGTCAAACGCTTCCGCACCGGCGCGATGTCGCTGGGCGCACTCTCCGAAGAGGCCCACGAAACCCTCGCGCTCGCCATGAACCGCATCGGCGGGCGGTCCAACTCCGGCGAAGGCGGCGAAGACCCCAAACGCTTCGCGCTCGAGCAGTACGCCGACGGTACGCCGATGTCCAAACGCTCCGCCATCAAGCAGATCGCCTCGGGCCGGTTCGGCGTCACCAGCTACTACCTCGCCAACGCCGACATGCTCCAGATCAAAATCGCACAGGGCGCCAAGCCCGGCGAAGGCGGACAGCTCCCGGGCTACAAGGTCAACGAGACCATCGCCAAGCTCCGCTACGCCACGCCCGGCGTCGGGCTCATCTCGCCGCCCCCGCACCACGACATCTACTCCATCGAAGACCTCAGCCAGCTCATCTTCGACCTCAAAAACGCAAACCCCGCCGCCGACGTCAGCGTCAAGCTCGTCTCCGAAGTCGGCGTCGGTACCATCGCCGCGGGCGTCGCCAAAGCACACGCCGACCACATCCTCATCTCTGGCCACGACGGCGGCACCGGCGCTTCACCACTGACCAGCGTCAAGCACGCCGGGCTCCCGTGGGAACTCGGGCTCGCGGAAACACACCAGACGCTCGTCATGAACGACCTGCGCTCCCGCGTCCGGCTTGAGACCGACGGCGGGATGAAGACCGGCCGCGACGTCGTCATCGCCGCGCTGCTCGGCGCCGAAGAGTTCGGCTTCTCCACCGCGCCCCTCGTCGCCACCGGCTGCATCATGATGCGCAAGTGCCACCTCAACACCTGCCCCGTCGGCGTCTGCACCCAGGACCCCGTCCTCCGCAAAAAATTCACCGGCCAACCCGAACACGTCATCAACTACCTCTTCCTCGTCGCCGAGGAAGCACGCCGATACATGGCCCGGCTTGGCGTGCGCACGATCGACGAACTCATCGGCCGTGTCGACCTGCTCGACGCCCGCGACGCGATCCAGCACTGGAAAGCCGACGGCCTCAACCTCGCGCCCATCCTCACCGCCGCGAAGCCCCCGGCCCACCGCGACAACGTCGGAACCCGCAAGCTCATCGCCCAGGCCCACGCGCTCGATGAGCAGCTCGACCGCCGACTCATCGAGCATTGCGAGCCCGCGCTCGAAGCACGCCAACGCGTCGAGTACGCCGGCCCCATCACCAACACCGACCGCACCGTCGGCACGATGCTCTCCCACGCCATCAGCACCCGCCTCGGCGAGCAAGGCTTGCCCGACGACTGCGTCGCGCTCAACTTCCGAGGCAGCGCGGGCCAGTCGCTGGGCGCCTTCCTCGCCCCCGGCGTCACGCTCACCGTCACGGGCGACGCCAACGACTACGCCGGCAAAGGGCTCTCGGGCGGCAAGCTCATCGTCCGCCCGCCCGCCACCTCCACCTTCGCCGCCGAGCGTCAGGTCATCGTCGGCAACGTCGCGCTCTACGGCGCTACACGCGGCGAGGCCTACTTCCGCGGCATCGCCGCCGAACGCTTTGCGGTCCGAAACTCCGGCGCACACGCCGTCGTCGAAGGCGTCGGCGACCACGGCTGCGAATACATGACCGGCGGCCGCGTCGTCGTCCTCGGGCCCACCGGCCGAAACTTCGCCGCGGGCATGTCCGGCGGGATCGCCTACGTCTGGGACCGCGACGAAGAGTTCGAGTCCCACTGCAACACCGAAATGGTCGAGCTCGAAAAACTCGGCCACGGCAACGACGTCATGGAGCTGCTCAACCTCCTCCAACGCCACATGATCCTCACCCAGTCCCCCGTCGCCGAGCACGTCATCGAAAACTGGGCCCGCCTGCAAAACCAGTTCATCAAGGTCATGCCCATCGACTACCGCCGCGTCCTCAACCAACGCAAACAACAGCTCGCCCCCACCCCCGAGGTCGGCCACGCGTAG
- a CDS encoding calcium-binding protein — protein MTSIRIRNRFLVRTLCCAAPAALALWAATPLVAEVINGDDNDNLDLIGTPGDDTINGMGGNDIIHARGGNDTVDGGAGNDEIHLDDGDDISAGREGDDTIDGGLGVDTIAGGEGNDTITGGRGDDRLYGEEGNDNINGGLHEDLIDGGGGDDRIESGGGGGIIHGHAGNDHITLHGSSWGQPHLGYPAWDDDDFDFQRVVAEAYGDDGDDYIRCIENATGWGGSFQFIHAGEGRDIIEGGPGQDLLIVQGGDDIVITGGYEDYVAIIGNSAEGYTFYDSFHYLPNGDVEKDADGNPIDYNNGTDMLCFVRDVNPDQLTMISIWFSGSTKHFMEYDTGLPTRDDVVLNLPELPTLKNFEAFRTGDGNDTVTGTDYGHVGTTPPAPASYPNRLYGVMPPVTLYGHDPDNLAWLHLHELFFTGAGNDTITTGAGNDLVDAGSGNDTIHVGPDNCFIMTGPGRDTVRFAADSLNGTDHANPDGGKTRITDLASGDSVILEGVQAGDVTLEEQTMPDNRGGALAGMTFTSVKVDGDEQFVILTLRPNQLVVRDQAGNTQITVRGRVTDPATPIGPVFEGPREGLEEGGRAPAGADRENLPGPGGDRGGR, from the coding sequence ATGACATCGATCCGTATCCGAAACCGTTTCCTGGTCCGCACCCTGTGCTGCGCGGCGCCTGCGGCGCTCGCGCTCTGGGCCGCGACCCCGCTGGTCGCCGAGGTGATCAACGGGGACGACAACGACAACCTCGACCTCATCGGCACGCCCGGCGACGACACGATCAACGGCATGGGCGGCAACGACATCATCCACGCCCGGGGCGGCAATGACACTGTCGACGGCGGCGCAGGCAACGACGAGATCCACCTCGACGACGGCGACGACATCTCCGCCGGCCGTGAAGGCGATGACACCATCGACGGCGGGCTGGGCGTCGACACCATCGCGGGCGGTGAAGGCAACGATACGATCACCGGCGGGCGCGGCGACGACCGGCTCTACGGCGAAGAGGGCAACGACAACATCAACGGCGGCCTCCACGAAGACCTCATCGACGGCGGGGGCGGCGATGACCGTATCGAGTCCGGCGGCGGCGGCGGCATCATCCACGGCCACGCGGGCAACGACCACATCACCCTCCACGGCTCGTCCTGGGGCCAGCCCCACCTGGGCTACCCCGCCTGGGACGACGACGACTTCGATTTCCAACGCGTCGTCGCAGAGGCCTACGGCGACGACGGCGACGACTACATCCGGTGCATCGAAAACGCCACCGGCTGGGGCGGGTCCTTCCAGTTCATCCACGCCGGCGAAGGCCGAGACATCATCGAGGGAGGCCCGGGCCAGGACCTGCTTATCGTCCAGGGCGGCGACGACATCGTCATCACCGGCGGGTACGAGGACTACGTCGCCATCATCGGCAACTCCGCCGAGGGCTACACCTTCTACGACTCGTTCCACTACCTGCCCAACGGCGATGTCGAGAAAGACGCAGATGGCAACCCCATCGACTACAACAACGGAACAGACATGCTCTGCTTCGTACGAGACGTCAACCCCGACCAGCTCACCATGATCTCCATCTGGTTCAGCGGCTCCACCAAGCACTTCATGGAGTACGACACCGGCCTGCCCACCCGCGACGATGTCGTCCTCAACCTCCCCGAGCTGCCCACCCTCAAAAACTTCGAGGCCTTCCGTACCGGCGACGGCAACGACACCGTCACCGGCACCGACTACGGCCATGTCGGGACTACCCCGCCCGCGCCCGCCAGCTACCCCAACCGGCTCTACGGCGTCATGCCGCCCGTCACGCTCTACGGCCACGACCCGGACAACCTGGCTTGGCTCCACCTCCACGAGCTGTTCTTCACCGGCGCAGGCAACGACACCATCACCACCGGCGCGGGCAACGACCTCGTCGACGCCGGCAGCGGCAACGACACCATCCACGTCGGCCCCGACAACTGCTTCATCATGACCGGACCCGGACGCGACACCGTCCGCTTCGCCGCCGACTCGCTCAACGGCACCGACCACGCCAACCCCGACGGCGGCAAGACACGCATCACCGACCTGGCCTCCGGCGATTCCGTCATCCTCGAAGGCGTCCAGGCCGGCGACGTCACCCTCGAAGAGCAGACCATGCCCGACAACCGAGGCGGCGCACTCGCCGGCATGACCTTCACCAGTGTCAAAGTGGATGGCGACGAGCAGTTCGTCATCCTCACGCTCCGTCCTAACCAGCTCGTCGTCCGCGACCAGGCCGGCAACACGCAGATCACCGTCCGAGGCCGCGTCACGGACCCGGCCACCCCGATCGGCCCGGTCTTTGAAGGCCCCCGCGAAGGCCTCGAGGAAGGCGGACGTGCACCCGCCGGCGCCGACCGTGAAAACCTCCCCGGACCCGGCGGCGACCGAGGCGGACGCTGA
- a CDS encoding glycosyltransferase has product MPDRPVIAHVLHRLDFAGAEVLAAQIARGMGDRYRFVFLVLDGVGALGEQLRGEGFEVVELGRRPGVDRAAMRAVRSAVREHDIRLLHAHQYTPFFYASAGRGVLPIAMRKRLPILFTEHGRHTPDRRSMKRVLANKLLLAKHDRVTAVSGFIRQALIDNESIPAGRIETIHNGIAPRDCVVGDKTHRSDARAKLGIDAQTPVVVQAARFHPVKDHATALRAWRRVHAELPSARLVLLGDGPLRGELEALAAELGIAGTVRFMGRVPDVRGLLPGADVALLSSLSEGLSVTLLEAMAAGLPVVATGVGGNPELVADGVTGLLAPREDPAALAAHLAALLTDAPRRATLGAAGRSRLLKHFTAEQMHAGYARHYAAMLG; this is encoded by the coding sequence TTGCCCGACCGCCCCGTCATTGCGCATGTGCTGCACCGCCTCGACTTTGCGGGGGCGGAGGTTTTAGCTGCGCAGATCGCGCGGGGGATGGGGGATCGTTACCGGTTTGTGTTCCTGGTGCTCGATGGGGTCGGGGCGTTGGGGGAGCAGCTTCGCGGGGAGGGGTTTGAGGTGGTGGAGCTTGGCCGTCGGCCGGGTGTCGACCGCGCGGCGATGCGGGCGGTGCGTTCGGCGGTGCGGGAACACGACATCCGCTTGCTGCATGCGCATCAGTACACGCCGTTCTTTTATGCGTCGGCGGGGCGCGGGGTGCTGCCAATTGCGATGCGGAAGCGCTTGCCGATCTTGTTTACCGAGCACGGCCGACACACGCCCGACCGTCGCTCGATGAAACGTGTCCTGGCCAACAAACTCCTGCTTGCGAAACACGACCGGGTCACGGCGGTGAGCGGGTTCATCCGGCAGGCGCTGATCGACAACGAATCGATCCCTGCCGGCCGAATCGAGACGATCCACAACGGCATCGCCCCCCGGGACTGTGTCGTTGGCGATAAGACCCACCGCAGCGATGCGCGAGCCAAGCTGGGGATCGATGCGCAGACGCCGGTTGTTGTGCAGGCGGCGCGGTTTCATCCGGTGAAGGACCACGCGACGGCGCTGCGGGCGTGGCGGCGGGTGCATGCGGAGCTGCCTTCGGCTCGGCTTGTGTTGCTAGGCGATGGGCCTTTGCGGGGCGAGCTTGAGGCGTTGGCCGCGGAGCTGGGTATTGCGGGTACGGTGCGATTCATGGGGCGGGTGCCGGACGTGCGGGGGCTGTTGCCGGGCGCGGATGTGGCGCTGCTGTCGTCGTTGAGTGAGGGGCTGAGCGTGACGCTGCTGGAGGCGATGGCGGCGGGTCTGCCGGTGGTGGCGACGGGGGTGGGCGGGAACCCGGAGCTGGTGGCGGATGGGGTGACGGGCCTGCTTGCGCCGCGTGAAGACCCGGCGGCGCTGGCAGCGCACCTGGCGGCGCTGCTTACGGACGCGCCGCGTCGCGCGACGCTGGGCGCGGCGGGCCGGTCACGGCTGCTCAAGCACTTCACGGCCGAGCAGATGCACGCTGGGTACGCGCGACACTACGCCGCGATGCTGGGGTAG
- a CDS encoding DUF4345 family protein: MIAQLFLAFNGVLYIALAAWCTIAPSKTATAIGFGIENSSAKSEYLTVYGGLELGMGLFFLLAAWRTGMVEAGLWFAALSYAALAIYRLITVATMNDLSAFIYTLVIFEPAMAILSGVLLARNLMQPA; this comes from the coding sequence ATGATCGCCCAACTCTTCCTCGCGTTCAACGGCGTGCTCTATATCGCACTCGCCGCTTGGTGCACCATCGCACCCAGCAAAACCGCCACCGCCATTGGATTCGGCATCGAAAACAGCTCCGCGAAATCCGAATACCTCACCGTCTACGGCGGGCTCGAACTCGGCATGGGCCTCTTCTTCCTGCTCGCCGCATGGCGCACCGGCATGGTCGAGGCCGGTCTCTGGTTTGCAGCACTCAGCTACGCCGCACTTGCGATCTACCGGCTGATCACCGTCGCCACCATGAATGACCTCTCGGCCTTCATCTACACACTTGTCATCTTCGAGCCCGCGATGGCCATACTCAGCGGCGTACTCCTCGCACGAAACCTCATGCAACCCGCTTAG